The nucleotide window CACAAGCGGTAGCGGAGGGAGCGCAATCCTAGTAGCCAAAAGCCTACTGGAATCTCAGGTTGCCAAATCAGTCCTAGTGATCGGAGTTGAGAAAATGTCCACTATGAATACAAGGGAAGTGACCTCGGTCATATCCTCCCTTTTACCTCCTAGAGAGAGGTCAGCGGGGATTTCAGTACCCTCATTGGCTTCTCTCATGGCTAGGCTCTACATGAAGAGGTACGGCGCTACAAGGGAGAGCATAGCTCAGGTAGCTGTCAAAAACCACAAGAACGGGGCTAAGAACCCTTTCGCCCACATAAGGAAAGAGGTAACCGTAGAAGAAGTTCTGAGGTCAAACGTGGTTGCTGATCCACTTAGGCAATACGAGTTCTGTCCCATAAGCGATGGTTCAGCCTCCCTCCTCATGACGAGGGATGAGGACGCGATGAGCTTCACCAGTAAGCCCGTTTACGTGAAGGGGATAGCTATGGCGTCAGACTCCTCACACATAACGGATAGGGAAGACATTCTAGAAATGAGGTCAGTCAGGACCGCAGGGGCTTTAGCCATGAGACAGGCTAAAGTGACCAGGGTCGACTTCGCTGAGCTCCACGACATGGCAACCATACTTGAGATTGCTGAGGGAGAAGCCCTAGGTATCCTGGAGAGGGGTAAGGGCTGGACGTATTACCTTGACGGGAGAACGGAGATCGACGGGGATATCCCCATAAACACAAGTGGGGGGCTGAACTCCAAAGGCCATCCCATAGGAGCTAGCGGAGTGGCTCAAGCTGTGGAAGCTTACCTACAGATAAGAGGCGAGGCAGGTGTTAGACAGGTTAAAGGGAGGGTTGGGCTGACCCTTAGCATGGCCGGTTTTGGCAACTCGGCAACGGTAGCTATATTTGGTGATGAACCGTGATGATCCACTCCTGCAAGTCCTGCGGAAGGGAGTACTTCGAACCTAGAGGAGTTTGCAAATGCGGTTCTGATGAGTTTGAGGAGGTTCAGAGGGAGGTAGAAAGGGGCATATGCGTTGAGCTCAAGGTGACCCCCTCAGGTTTTCCGGAGAGAATTACTTTCTGTTTATCCAAAGCAGGGAAGACAAACGCTTTCGAGGTGGAGTAGACGTGGGTTTTTCCTGTGGGTTAACCGTACTTAATCCGTATTAGGTGACTGTTGTCACGTACTTTTCTATGACCTTTTCCCAATACCCCTTTGAAAGCAGGAAGGGAATAGATATTATGGCCTCATAGATCGTAGCTCCTAAGGTTACCGAGATCAAGGGTAGGAAGAACTGTATTAAGACCCCAACGAAGGGGAGGAAAGTTAGGAACCCAACCAAGTATCTTGACAGGGAAAACGTCATGGGGTTTTGGAGGTTTATTTGGTAGAACCTAGCGTAGAGAGACATGATCATTATGGAGCCCAAGGGAACGTCTACTAGAATACCTATCCCAAGGGGTAAGTATCCCAGTGCCGCGACTGAAATAGACACCGGTAGAAGTACCAAGACCATGGAGAGTAACTTGCTCAACAGATAGTACCTCGCAAATTCAATGGGGTTCATAACGTTCATGTCAAGCCAGATTGGCTCTGACATGAAAGCTGAATTGGAATAGGAAACTGAGAAGAGCCAAGTTGCGAAAGCGACGTAGAACACAGTTCCAGGAAACCTAGACGCCAGGAAGTAAGCAGCCACGGAGGACGCGGTTGATATAGCCAAGACCTTCCACCACTCAATCCTCCTGGAGACGTAGGTATAGCTCCCCATGAGATTCATCCTTCCGCCTATCTCAAATATTTTCAGGTTCTTGGTCAGCATAAGTAGGAGAGGATTTCTGGAGCTGAAGGATATCTCCGTTTTGATCTCCTGCTTGCCTGGGGGAGTGTAAGACAAGGTGGAGAAATTGGTGAAGTTGAACCTCCTGAGGGCTATCCCAAATAAGGTGAGGGAAAATATGGGCAAAATGAAGTACCCGTAGGGGTAACCCTCGAACATGGAGAGGGGACTGAAAGGGAACCTGAGGAGGGCTGACGCAAACCATATGCCCATTAAAACGCTGACTAAAGCCTTAAACTTGAGGCCTAGATTGTAGACCGACGCTGACGCAGAGGAGACTATAAGGGCAAGGAAGGGGGGTATCAGCAATCCGACCAGTCCCAGAGCAAACAGGAACCAGGCTAGAAACACTGCTGAGAACAGGAGGCTCACTAGAAAGTATCCCAAGACCAAGCTCAAGATTAACTCCCTATCATCTGCTGGAACCATGATGAGGAAGTCCCAGTCCGACTTGGTGACCAGATTGAACCTAGAGTTGAAGGGAGAGATGGCGACCAGAAACGTTATGTACGTAATGGACAAAAGGGAGAACTCTGGGGATAAAGCCCTCGAAACTGGGTGAGAGGGGAAGTCGCTCAAGACCAGCAAGAGGTCTATGGCTAAAATTACTAGAATAGTGCTCTTTGGAAACCTCGAAAATATTATGGTCTTCACAAGCTTAGAGATCATTGCTCATCATCCTGGAGACAACGCTCTCTATTGGTTCGTCCTCCCTCCCCATAGCCTTAAGGTCTGATATGCTACCAGTCCACACTACTCTACCCTTGGATATCATGACCACGTGGTCTGTGAGCCTTGAGGCGATGGACATAATGTGCGTTGAGATGAGGAAGGTGGAGTTCAAGTTTCTCAAGAGTCCAATGACCTTCTCCTGTGTGGGGATATCCAGGTAGTTCAAGGGTTCGTCCAGAAGAACTATCTCAGGGTTATGTATCAATACTAGGGCAAGAGACAACTTCTGTTGGTTCCCCCTAGAGAGTTTACCAGCCTGGACCTTCTCGTATTGTTTCAAGTCCAGCAACTCCAAAAGCTCCTCTGCCCTTCCCTTGGGGTCAGGTATCCCCCTCAATGAGGCGAAATACTCCAAGTTTTCCCTTGCCGTGAGGATCCTATAGGGCACCGGATCTTCAGGGAGATAAGCAAGGAACTTCTTGACCTGCTTGGTCCCAGGTTTCATCCCTTTAATCGAGACGTCACCGCTATCCTGTTTTATTAGACCCGCCAGTATCTTCATGGTGGTGGATTTACCTGCACCGTTAGGGCCAAGTAGAGCGTATCTACCCCCGCAGGGAATGGAAAAGGTAAGTCCATTGATGGCGTATACGTTACCGAACCTTTTCACAACGTTGCTGAGAACGATACAATCCATAAGAACAATTAGGAATGTATAGAGTAAAATGGTTTTGCAAAATATACCTTGAATGAGGATCCTGAGTATAGTTGACTTCCAGTTGAAAGGCGAGGCTTTCATCGTTTTGTAATTGCCTAGATTTAAACCACTGAGATTGAGACCTCACTTCTGGTTTGTGCTGCTCTCAATAACCCTTTCCTCATAAATTATAGTTCTCCCCCTCAGTGCGGAGGAGACTGCAGCTACATATGCTAGTATAGCTCCTATCAGGAACGCTGTTCTCAAAGCCCCCATAAAAGCGGGAGCTATGGCCTGGGGGAACCAGGTGTTGGAAGTTATTGTAGAGACCACGGAACTGGGAATGCTGCTGGCTACGCTGGCTGGTAGCTGGGACAAAATAGCTGACACTGGGTTATACCCTAGGAATGCCGCGAAAATTGACGCGGTTGGAGGTATCTTTGAGAAATAGGGGATCAACTGGGAAGCACCGGCAGCTGACAGACTAGAGCTAATTGAGGAGGGACCGGCTAGGTATAGAACCTCTATCACTATGGTGAAGAATATCCCTATACTCAGGGTACTTCCAGTGTTAGTCAGCATCGCCCTTATCCCCGAAGCTGAACCTCTATGTTGAGGAGGAGAGGCGTTCATGAGGGATGCCATGTTGGGAGAAACGAAAAGACCGTTACCAACCCCAATGAAAAATATGGTCAATGCGAACTGTAGGTAATCAAAGTTATAGGACAACTGAGTTAGAAACAACATACCGGTTCCCATGATAATCAAGCCTAGTGTAGAGAGAACCCTAGCCCCATACCTGTCTGAGAGCTTTCCAGCGATGGAGCCCATGATACCGAAGCCCGCCAATAGAGGTAGCAAGTATATCCCAGCCCAAAATGGAGTAATTGCGTAGCTGTAACCGTGAAGGGGAAGCCATATAGCTTGGAGTAATAAAACTAACATGAGCTGTAGACCCCCGAAGGCAAGTTGAGCTAAGAGGATGGCGAAGGCAGAGGCCGAGAAAGCCCTTATCTTGAATAACTCGATTCTAAACATTGGGTCCTTAGACCGCGACTCTACGTAAACGAAAGCGCCCAACATCACGAGTCCTGCTAGAATACTTGATATAACGTATGGGTTTCCCCAACCGGTGACTTGGCTACCATAAGGTAAGATCCCGTAAGTGATTCCCACAAGAAGAAGGATTAAAGCAACTGCGAAAATTATGTTTCCCGGTATGTCCAACCTCTGATTTCTGTTTGGCTTCGAGAGTTGCCTTAAGGACTTCATTGACCAGAGGGTTCCCAGGATACCTATAGGTACACTGACTAGGAAAACGTCCCTCCAATATATTGAGGCAAGGATCCCTCCTATAATTATTCCTGCAACTCCTCCAAATATCCCTATGACGCCGTTGAGACCTAATGCAAAGCCCCTCTCCTTAGGCGGGAAAGCCTCAGAGAGAATGGCAGCGCTGTTTGCCATCAGGAATGAGCCCCCTATCCCCTGTATTATCCTGTAAATCACCAACTGTAACGCTGCTATTGACCCTTGTCCTGGAGTTAAGTACAACAGAACTGATGCGACTGTAAATATGAGGAAACCGAGGTTGTACATCCTTACCCTACCGAATATGTCAGACAGCCTACCGACGTTCACAACAAGGATAGCTGACACTATGCTGTACCCAAACAGTATCCAGAGGAGGTACTGAAAGGAGTTGAAAGGATTGACGTTTATACCCCTAAATATTGCTGGCAAAGATATGAGAACTATGTTGGCGTTCATGAAGCCCATGAAAACGCCAAGGCTTGTGTTAGATAATGCTACCCACTTGTACTGAACCATATAGTTAAAGGGCTAATCATCATATATTAAAGTTTCTTTAGGAAGTGTAAATGACTGATTAAAAAACGGAACTTTCAAAATGACCAATTTTGTCGAGAGAACTAGCTGAAGACGTCAAGAAACTAAGGGTACGAGGTTTATCTAGCTAAGGATGAGGCTGAAATATTAAAAAATATAGCTATAAAAAGAAATACCCGAAATTTAGAATGCAACGTGGAACATTACAATACATCGCTGATTCACTCTTCTTTCATGACTTCGCTGATCAGAGA belongs to Metallosphaera tengchongensis and includes:
- a CDS encoding thiolase family protein is translated as MVAIVDASLTQFGKREEDLFQLAKQSSLPILRKFGGEVDFIVVSNSYSGEFSRVSGINNLISTYLSLDYIPSIRVDNTSGSGGSAILVAKSLLESQVAKSVLVIGVEKMSTMNTREVTSVISSLLPPRERSAGISVPSLASLMARLYMKRYGATRESIAQVAVKNHKNGAKNPFAHIRKEVTVEEVLRSNVVADPLRQYEFCPISDGSASLLMTRDEDAMSFTSKPVYVKGIAMASDSSHITDREDILEMRSVRTAGALAMRQAKVTRVDFAELHDMATILEIAEGEALGILERGKGWTYYLDGRTEIDGDIPINTSGGLNSKGHPIGASGVAQAVEAYLQIRGEAGVRQVKGRVGLTLSMAGFGNSATVAIFGDEP
- a CDS encoding zinc ribbon domain-containing protein — translated: MIHSCKSCGREYFEPRGVCKCGSDEFEEVQREVERGICVELKVTPSGFPERITFCLSKAGKTNAFEVE
- a CDS encoding ABC transporter ATP-binding protein, which translates into the protein MDCIVLSNVVKRFGNVYAINGLTFSIPCGGRYALLGPNGAGKSTTMKILAGLIKQDSGDVSIKGMKPGTKQVKKFLAYLPEDPVPYRILTARENLEYFASLRGIPDPKGRAEELLELLDLKQYEKVQAGKLSRGNQQKLSLALVLIHNPEIVLLDEPLNYLDIPTQEKVIGLLRNLNSTFLISTHIMSIASRLTDHVVMISKGRVVWTGSISDLKAMGREDEPIESVVSRMMSNDL
- a CDS encoding MFS transporter, with translation MVQYKWVALSNTSLGVFMGFMNANIVLISLPAIFRGINVNPFNSFQYLLWILFGYSIVSAILVVNVGRLSDIFGRVRMYNLGFLIFTVASVLLYLTPGQGSIAALQLVIYRIIQGIGGSFLMANSAAILSEAFPPKERGFALGLNGVIGIFGGVAGIIIGGILASIYWRDVFLVSVPIGILGTLWSMKSLRQLSKPNRNQRLDIPGNIIFAVALILLLVGITYGILPYGSQVTGWGNPYVISSILAGLVMLGAFVYVESRSKDPMFRIELFKIRAFSASAFAILLAQLAFGGLQLMLVLLLQAIWLPLHGYSYAITPFWAGIYLLPLLAGFGIMGSIAGKLSDRYGARVLSTLGLIIMGTGMLFLTQLSYNFDYLQFALTIFFIGVGNGLFVSPNMASLMNASPPQHRGSASGIRAMLTNTGSTLSIGIFFTIVIEVLYLAGPSSISSSLSAAGASQLIPYFSKIPPTASIFAAFLGYNPVSAILSQLPASVASSIPSSVVSTITSNTWFPQAIAPAFMGALRTAFLIGAILAYVAAVSSALRGRTIIYEERVIESSTNQK